Proteins from one Deinococcus grandis genomic window:
- a CDS encoding IS66 family transposase: MQFTGVQQQKCLAHVLRNVQTVSEQAQGKRGRGREYGQRLAEVCRALMALHAQHRRGGCSLDEYRQQGEALTLRLDALLDRRPLKTPGNERLRLGLLKQYRQGRLLRFLVDPDIPPTNNAAERSLRSVVIARKVSQCSKNALGAQTYMRIKSTVETARLRGQDPVDVLINLRR; the protein is encoded by the coding sequence ATCCAGTTCACAGGGGTCCAGCAGCAAAAATGTCTGGCTCACGTCCTGCGCAACGTCCAGACGGTGAGTGAGCAGGCTCAGGGGAAGCGGGGACGGGGCCGGGAGTATGGGCAGCGCTTGGCCGAGGTGTGCCGAGCATTGATGGCGCTGCATGCCCAGCACCGTCGTGGAGGATGCAGCCTGGATGAGTACCGACAGCAGGGTGAGGCACTCACCCTGCGTCTGGACGCCTTACTCGACCGGCGCCCACTGAAGACCCCGGGGAACGAACGGCTACGACTGGGGTTGCTCAAGCAGTACCGGCAGGGCCGGTTGCTGCGGTTCCTAGTAGACCCGGATATCCCGCCGACGAACAACGCGGCGGAACGGAGCCTGCGGTCGGTGGTGATCGCGCGCAAGGTCTCGCAGTGCAGCAAGAACGCGCTGGGTGCACAGACGTACATGCGGATCAAGTCGACGGTGGAGACCGCGCGGTTGCGCGGTCAGGACCCCGTCGATGTCCTGATCAACCTGCGTCGCTAA
- a CDS encoding site-specific integrase has protein sequence MNADDFQRAIEQFLKGLKRSPATLRAYQADLNHLQRWLLEQHQEYVISDAG, from the coding sequence ATGAACGCTGACGATTTCCAGAGAGCGATTGAGCAGTTTCTGAAAGGGCTGAAACGCAGCCCGGCCACCCTGCGGGCTTACCAGGCTGACTTGAATCACTTGCAACGGTGGTTACTGGAACAGCATCAGGAGTACGTGATTAGCGACGCAGGTTGA
- a CDS encoding WD40 repeat domain-containing protein, with product MRILTAALVSLALGTLALAAPPLHRSAYLFSHPATRIPLTVGQNQVTAFDPDEGSAVTFAGSSQPHALKLPGKLAWNPRPTPQGVLAAQLDFAKCRVVLWNLSTQKAISTLQGDFKETFGCGRDGTEFVFNSAFTADGKFFLAADHRGASRWDVRTGKRLNVRTGGWYSLDVSPDGKTVALLGEGRRIELWASDFSRRLKALPAQPATCLNFMGARPNWSPDSRLLAFPCNGEVRVWNVQAGGLRRYERAEQNEYAEAPVFSPDSRFLVADEDGAGVEAWDIATGKRVANTGPVKGTQVTAVVVTKQNLVLAVLDDGRLLRLDLQQPGSALQPIQVYDRPQTGATLWPRLTVNAEGTWFAMSSGRGQVKVVPLPLPDDWQTEAKE from the coding sequence ATGCGGATACTCACTGCTGCCCTCGTCAGTCTTGCCCTGGGGACGCTCGCCCTCGCTGCACCACCCCTGCACCGCTCGGCTTACCTCTTCAGTCATCCAGCGACCCGAATTCCCCTGACAGTTGGCCAGAACCAGGTCACGGCCTTTGACCCTGACGAGGGCAGCGCCGTGACTTTCGCCGGGAGCAGCCAACCCCACGCCTTGAAGCTTCCCGGCAAACTGGCGTGGAATCCGCGCCCGACCCCGCAAGGTGTTCTGGCTGCACAACTGGACTTCGCCAAGTGCCGGGTGGTGCTCTGGAACCTCAGCACGCAGAAGGCCATTTCCACGCTTCAGGGCGACTTCAAGGAAACTTTCGGCTGTGGTCGGGACGGTACCGAGTTCGTCTTCAACTCGGCGTTTACCGCCGATGGGAAGTTTTTTCTGGCCGCCGACCACCGGGGGGCCAGCCGCTGGGACGTAAGAACAGGCAAGCGGCTCAATGTCCGCACGGGGGGTTGGTACAGCCTGGATGTCAGCCCAGATGGCAAGACCGTGGCGCTGCTGGGCGAAGGTCGCCGCATCGAACTGTGGGCCTCTGACTTCTCCCGCCGCCTTAAGGCCCTACCTGCCCAGCCAGCCACCTGTCTTAACTTCATGGGGGCACGTCCAAATTGGAGTCCCGATAGTCGCCTGCTCGCCTTTCCCTGCAATGGTGAAGTACGCGTCTGGAACGTGCAGGCCGGGGGTCTGCGGCGCTATGAGCGGGCGGAGCAGAACGAATATGCGGAAGCTCCTGTATTCAGCCCCGATAGCCGTTTCCTGGTGGCCGACGAGGATGGGGCAGGCGTAGAAGCCTGGGATATCGCAACCGGAAAACGCGTCGCCAACACTGGCCCTGTGAAGGGAACGCAGGTGACGGCTGTGGTGGTGACCAAGCAGAACCTCGTTCTGGCGGTGCTGGATGACGGTCGCTTGTTGCGCCTGGACTTGCAGCAGCCCGGCTCGGCTTTGCAACCCATCCAAGTCTACGACCGACCTCAAACGGGAGCCACTCTCTGGCCGCGTCTGACAGTCAACGCTGAAGGAACTTGGTTCGCCATGTCCAGTGGTCGAGGGCAAGTCAAAGTGGTGCCTCTACCTTTGCCTGATGATTGGCAGACTGAAGCAAAGGAATGA